In a genomic window of Pelotomaculum thermopropionicum SI:
- a CDS encoding hypothetical membrane protein yields MKIFAGEKGAALPLALAVMLIVSLLAAALWQYSMTENIQVEKEKKKLQAHYLARAGANAAIAAWLEAPFNDKPVQIGEPAKLYLAGDGTFTGSPENAAGEVEIYVEPDETEEGIVHITATGRVDGVESKVTATSAPYVDGAEWEPPLYDKSTGLITPGTVTYSATVDGRKKTVYAHEPVEGAVKFINSDSQRPLHIQSNTCVELASNAMEFKSPVDLVQTGDRDTGALFLKAEYISFKSSIAVEDYSYWWFGSHYYYGTIILKVPDGLGVDGREIGGQAGSRYGMVFFDDAYIWEMGLLGFEVRHDLHMENKAYYFKSRPDGIDLIRWHRGEYTEGIDYIEIEDQDAASLPQGSGLFYWSRD; encoded by the coding sequence GTGAAGATTTTTGCCGGCGAAAAGGGAGCGGCCCTGCCTCTGGCGCTGGCCGTGATGCTCATCGTGAGCCTTCTGGCGGCCGCCCTCTGGCAGTACAGCATGACGGAAAACATTCAGGTGGAAAAGGAAAAGAAGAAGCTTCAGGCGCACTACCTGGCCCGGGCGGGGGCAAACGCCGCCATTGCCGCCTGGCTTGAAGCGCCGTTTAACGATAAGCCGGTGCAGATCGGCGAGCCGGCAAAATTGTACCTGGCCGGCGACGGGACCTTTACCGGCAGTCCGGAAAATGCGGCGGGCGAGGTGGAAATTTACGTCGAGCCCGATGAAACGGAGGAAGGCATAGTTCATATCACTGCTACGGGAAGGGTTGACGGAGTGGAAAGCAAGGTAACCGCCACTTCGGCGCCCTATGTAGACGGGGCCGAGTGGGAGCCGCCCCTTTACGATAAAAGTACCGGCCTGATCACCCCCGGTACCGTTACCTACAGTGCAACGGTGGACGGAAGAAAAAAAACCGTGTACGCCCACGAGCCGGTGGAAGGGGCGGTGAAATTCATTAACAGCGATTCCCAGCGCCCCCTGCACATCCAGAGCAACACCTGTGTGGAGCTTGCTTCCAATGCCATGGAGTTTAAAAGCCCGGTGGACCTGGTCCAGACCGGCGACAGGGATACCGGCGCCCTTTTCTTAAAGGCGGAGTACATCTCATTTAAAAGCAGCATTGCCGTTGAGGACTACAGTTACTGGTGGTTTGGCAGCCACTATTACTACGGGACAATCATCTTAAAAGTTCCGGACGGTCTGGGGGTGGACGGCCGGGAGATCGGCGGCCAGGCCGGGAGCAGGTACGGAATGGTCTTTTTCGATGACGCTTACATCTGGGAAATGGGCTTACTTGGCTTTGAGGTGCGGCACGATTTGCACATGGAAAACAAGGCTTATTATTTTAAAAGCAGGCCTGACGGCATCGACCTGATCAGGTGGCACAGGGGCGAGTATACCGAAGGCATCGATTACATAGAAATAGAGGATCAAGACGCGGCATCCCTGCCCCAGGGCAGCGGCCTGTTTTACTGGAGCAGGGACTGA
- the TldD gene encoding predicted Zn-dependent protease and their inactivated homologs, whose translation MIEKQILKEVLDTALANGGDFADIFIEEKRSTAIGCEDGRVERVHSGVDIGAGIRVICRDATAYAYTNDLSRQGLMEAATIVSHAAQGNKKELNLDLRTLKPLVDFSFEERPGDVPTGRKVAVVEAADRAARAVDAGQIKQVIVGYGDVVQNVTIANSEGDYVEDERIRTRFLVQAVAASGPTIQTGYEAVGGLCGFELFKSCLPEQVAETAARRAVEMLKAGPAPAGKMPVVLAGEAGGTMVHEACGHGLEADLVLKGLSVYAGKKDQVVASEEISVIDDATLSGRYGSYRFDDEGVPARKVKLIDKGVLTDFMYDRLNAFKENRGSNGHGRRESYQHKPIPRMGNTYIAPGKTEPEKIIREVKSGLLVKKMGGGQVNTTTGDFVFDVAEGYLIRDGEVGPMVRGATLTGNGPEVLRIVEMVGSDLGFTIGTCGKDGQGVPVSDAQPTIAVRQLIVGGTKHGEPNGKIRRI comes from the coding sequence TTGATCGAGAAACAAATCTTAAAAGAAGTGCTCGATACGGCTTTAGCCAACGGCGGCGACTTTGCCGACATATTTATCGAAGAAAAAAGGAGCACGGCAATCGGCTGCGAGGACGGAAGAGTTGAGCGGGTTCACTCCGGCGTGGACATCGGCGCAGGCATCCGGGTCATTTGCCGGGACGCAACGGCCTATGCCTATACCAACGATCTTTCCCGCCAGGGCCTTATGGAAGCGGCCACGATAGTCAGCCATGCGGCGCAGGGAAACAAAAAAGAATTAAACCTCGATTTGAGGACATTAAAGCCCCTGGTGGACTTTTCGTTTGAAGAGCGCCCGGGAGACGTTCCTACCGGGCGCAAGGTGGCGGTGGTGGAGGCGGCCGACAGAGCCGCCCGCGCCGTGGATGCCGGGCAGATCAAACAGGTCATCGTCGGTTACGGGGACGTCGTTCAAAACGTGACCATAGCCAACAGCGAAGGGGACTACGTGGAGGACGAGCGCATCCGCACACGGTTCCTGGTTCAGGCCGTGGCCGCTTCAGGGCCGACCATCCAGACGGGCTATGAGGCGGTAGGCGGTTTATGCGGCTTCGAGCTGTTTAAAAGCTGCCTGCCCGAACAGGTGGCCGAGACCGCGGCCAGGAGGGCGGTGGAAATGCTTAAAGCCGGCCCCGCGCCGGCCGGCAAGATGCCGGTTGTCCTGGCCGGCGAGGCGGGAGGGACCATGGTTCACGAGGCCTGCGGGCACGGCCTGGAGGCCGATCTGGTTTTAAAAGGCCTTTCCGTGTACGCGGGCAAGAAGGATCAGGTTGTGGCCTCTGAGGAGATCAGCGTAATCGACGACGCTACCCTGAGCGGGCGCTACGGCTCCTACCGCTTTGACGACGAAGGGGTGCCGGCCCGCAAGGTGAAGTTGATCGATAAAGGAGTCTTGACCGACTTCATGTACGACCGCCTGAATGCTTTTAAGGAAAACAGGGGTTCCAACGGCCACGGCCGCCGCGAGTCTTACCAGCACAAGCCGATCCCGCGAATGGGCAACACCTATATCGCCCCCGGGAAAACCGAACCAGAAAAAATAATCAGGGAGGTAAAGAGCGGCCTGCTGGTCAAAAAAATGGGGGGCGGACAGGTTAACACGACCACGGGGGATTTTGTTTTTGACGTGGCGGAAGGCTATTTGATCAGGGACGGTGAGGTAGGGCCGATGGTGCGCGGGGCCACCCTGACCGGAAACGGCCCGGAAGTGCTGCGGATAGTGGAGATGGTGGGGAGCGACCTGGGATTCACCATCGGCACCTGCGGCAAGGACGGGCAGGGCGTGCCGGTGAGCGACGCCCAGCCCACCATCGCCGTCAGGCAGCTGATAGTGGGCGGCACCAAACACGGCGAGCCGAACGGCAAAATAAGGCGCATTTAG
- the Efp gene encoding translation elongation factor P /translation initiation factor 5A (EF-P and eIF-5A), whose protein sequence is MISTNDFRTGLTIELEGEVYQVIEFQHVKPGKGAAFVRSKLRNMRTGAVIEKTFNAGEKIPRARIERREMQYLYSDGKEYNFMDMETYDQVTMSAAQLGDAVKYLKENMNIQVLLFQGKSIGVELPNFVELEVIDTTPGIKGDTASGGSKPATLETGAVVQVPFFVNVGDKLQIDTRTGNYIKRV, encoded by the coding sequence TTGATTTCCACAAATGATTTCAGAACCGGGCTTACCATTGAACTGGAGGGAGAGGTTTACCAGGTTATTGAGTTCCAGCACGTTAAGCCGGGCAAGGGCGCCGCTTTTGTACGCTCCAAGCTGAGAAACATGCGCACCGGGGCGGTGATTGAAAAGACTTTTAACGCCGGGGAGAAAATTCCCAGGGCCAGGATTGAAAGGCGCGAGATGCAGTACCTGTACAGCGACGGAAAGGAATACAACTTTATGGATATGGAGACCTACGACCAGGTTACCATGTCTGCCGCCCAACTGGGGGATGCCGTAAAATATTTGAAGGAAAATATGAATATACAGGTCCTGTTGTTCCAGGGCAAGTCCATCGGCGTTGAACTGCCCAACTTTGTCGAGCTGGAGGTAATTGATACCACTCCCGGCATAAAGGGTGACACCGCCTCGGGCGGCTCCAAGCCGGCCACTCTGGAAACCGGCGCAGTGGTGCAGGTTCCCTTCTTTGTCAACGTCGGAGACAAGCTTCAAATCGACACCAGGACCGGGAACTATATCAAGCGGGTATAA
- a CDS encoding hypothetical membrane protein, whose amino-acid sequence MLRFFACKRGITIIELMIGAALLGTVLGIGYMYYGYVNGTFNRGETRWEIQQEVRRASGYVIDELRYAYEVQLNPAVPDGDIGDYDNYIFFKDGFYIHKYKDENKNVRQKNIIDGSEYAISFSRVERDPDSGEAGYLDNVLAVAVESRSTGYRIDSKVMMLNMPNTSITGEAEEAGSLKFSTASPEEIEEEPPPPPSGCFIATAAYGSELSPAVVLLQEFRDRYLLNNAIGKSFVRFYYKVSPAAAARISSSEPLKLLVRVLLVPVVLAVYLVMRCGPAAPLLAVLLLPAAAAGAVKFKNRVARNKHSRGGQI is encoded by the coding sequence TTGTTGAGATTTTTTGCCTGTAAAAGGGGCATAACTATAATCGAATTGATGATCGGAGCGGCCCTCCTGGGCACGGTCCTGGGTATCGGTTACATGTATTACGGTTATGTAAACGGTACGTTTAACAGGGGGGAAACGCGGTGGGAGATTCAGCAGGAAGTCCGGCGGGCCAGCGGCTATGTGATTGATGAACTGCGCTACGCCTACGAGGTCCAGTTGAACCCTGCCGTGCCGGACGGGGACATCGGCGACTACGACAATTATATTTTCTTTAAGGACGGCTTTTACATCCACAAATACAAGGACGAGAACAAGAACGTCCGGCAAAAAAACATTATAGACGGCTCTGAATACGCCATCTCCTTCAGCAGGGTGGAGAGAGACCCGGACAGCGGGGAGGCGGGTTACCTGGATAACGTCCTGGCCGTTGCCGTGGAGTCCAGGTCCACCGGGTACAGGATAGATTCAAAGGTCATGATGCTGAACATGCCAAATACGAGCATTACCGGCGAAGCGGAGGAGGCCGGTAGCCTGAAATTTTCCACGGCTTCGCCGGAGGAAATTGAGGAGGAGCCTCCGCCGCCGCCCAGCGGCTGTTTCATTGCCACCGCCGCCTACGGTTCAGAGCTGTCGCCCGCGGTTGTGCTGCTTCAGGAATTCCGCGACCGTTACTTGTTGAATAATGCAATTGGCAAGAGTTTTGTGCGTTTTTACTATAAAGTATCGCCGGCGGCGGCCGCCCGCATTTCCAGCAGCGAGCCGTTAAAGCTCCTGGTTAGAGTGCTGCTCGTTCCCGTGGTTTTAGCGGTTTACCTGGTGATGCGCTGCGGGCCGGCCGCACCGCTGCTGGCAGTTCTCCTGCTGCCGGCGGCAGCGGCCGGCGCCGTGAAATTTAAGAACCGCGTCGCGCGCAATAAACATTCCAGAGGTGGTCAGATTTGA
- the PepP gene encoding Xaa-Pro aminopeptidase, with product MLKRVEKLRELLEGAGVEAFYVTSPENRFYLSGFTGTAGAVLVTREGLWLLTDFRYTGQARRECPGFEIVEVAGSYPEAVLEISRGKGGFSLLGCEGDHLTYSQFMALKEGLAGVGLKPLGGLVEKLRICKDESEINLIEQAVLFADEAFKRTLPYIRPGVTEREVALQLEYIMRRMGADASAFKIIVASGSRSALPHGVASAKTIQAGDLVTIDFGAVYGGYHSDLTRTVAVGRPDKKQEEIYSIVLEAQKKAIAALRAGVRALEVDYAARQTIRSRGYGSYFGHGTGHGLGLSIHEGPRLSERDGTVLQTGMVVTVEPGIYLPGWGGVRIEDTVVVEDGGCRVLTRSPKDELIVLL from the coding sequence TTGCTGAAGAGGGTCGAAAAGCTGCGGGAACTCCTGGAAGGCGCCGGAGTTGAGGCATTTTACGTCACCAGCCCGGAGAACCGCTTTTACCTGAGCGGGTTTACCGGAACGGCCGGAGCCGTTTTGGTAACCCGGGAAGGCTTGTGGCTGCTGACCGACTTCCGGTATACCGGGCAGGCTCGCCGGGAGTGCCCGGGGTTTGAAATAGTCGAAGTTGCTGGCAGTTACCCGGAGGCGGTGCTTGAAATAAGCAGGGGAAAGGGAGGTTTTTCCCTGCTCGGCTGCGAGGGGGATCACCTGACCTACAGCCAGTTTATGGCCTTAAAGGAAGGACTGGCCGGGGTCGGGCTGAAGCCCCTGGGCGGCCTGGTGGAAAAGCTCAGGATTTGCAAGGATGAATCTGAAATAAATTTAATTGAGCAAGCGGTGCTGTTTGCCGACGAGGCTTTTAAAAGAACCCTGCCTTATATCAGGCCGGGTGTTACCGAACGGGAGGTAGCGCTGCAACTGGAGTACATAATGCGGCGCATGGGTGCGGACGCGTCCGCCTTCAAAATAATTGTAGCCTCCGGCAGCCGTTCGGCGCTTCCGCACGGGGTGGCCTCGGCGAAAACAATCCAGGCAGGCGACCTGGTTACCATAGATTTTGGCGCGGTATACGGCGGCTATCATTCCGATCTGACCAGGACCGTGGCAGTGGGCAGGCCGGATAAAAAGCAGGAGGAGATTTATTCTATCGTTCTTGAGGCTCAGAAAAAAGCTATTGCCGCCTTGCGGGCCGGCGTGCGCGCCCTGGAAGTGGATTATGCCGCCAGGCAGACGATACGGAGCAGGGGGTACGGCAGTTATTTCGGGCACGGTACCGGGCACGGGCTGGGCCTGAGCATTCACGAAGGGCCAAGGCTTTCGGAAAGGGACGGAACCGTCTTGCAGACGGGTATGGTTGTTACCGTTGAGCCCGGAATATACCTGCCGGGATGGGGAGGGGTAAGAATAGAGGATACGGTGGTGGTTGAGGACGGCGGCTGCCGGGTGCTGACCAGGTCGCCGAAAGATGAATTAATTGTCCTTTTATAA
- a CDS encoding hypothetical membrane protein, with product MKEKRIEVCIIRLVPKCEELRKAGILLMRSFLLRFVPAFFILMLFLFPCAAKTKNCQAGASEAVYLEWENLLGGREADRCFDARMTGDGGFIAVGETASCYLHGNGGNDVLVIRLDPAGRLLWQKAIGGTGNDSGMSVRQTDDGGYIIAGATRSAGSSKDSEAYLLKIDASGQRQWEKRYGGPGEDCLCWVEQTSDGGFVAAGSTSSSGAGDFDIYLIRTDRSGRLLWEQTFGSPDTDQGACVVEAPGGGYVVAGRAFSPANGGYDVLLAKTDESGRKEWERTFGGKGWDIAEWLAPTEDGGYVLTGRTSSFNDGAFAVYLAKIGAGGTPEWERAFAGGWGAGKSVQQTGDGGYLVAGWTDSGSETQARIIKTDPDGNPTRDLKYGNSKFSREFSFYPAGNGEYIIAGWWAEPLRNNQYQSDGIQAYLARLKAF from the coding sequence ATGAAAGAAAAAAGGATAGAAGTTTGTATTATCCGGCTTGTACCGAAATGCGAGGAATTGAGAAAGGCTGGTATTTTACTAATGCGCTCGTTTCTTTTAAGATTTGTGCCCGCTTTTTTTATACTGATGTTGTTCCTTTTTCCCTGTGCCGCTAAAACCAAAAACTGTCAGGCCGGTGCGTCCGAAGCCGTTTATCTGGAATGGGAGAATTTGCTGGGCGGCCGGGAGGCCGACCGCTGCTTTGACGCCCGCATGACCGGCGACGGCGGTTTTATCGCGGTGGGCGAGACCGCCTCCTGCTACCTGCACGGCAACGGGGGCAACGACGTGCTGGTAATCAGGCTCGACCCCGCCGGCCGCCTGCTGTGGCAGAAGGCCATCGGCGGCACCGGCAACGACAGCGGTATGTCCGTGCGGCAGACCGACGACGGTGGTTACATCATTGCCGGCGCTACCCGGTCTGCCGGCAGCAGCAAAGACAGCGAGGCATACCTGCTCAAAATTGACGCCTCCGGGCAGCGGCAGTGGGAAAAAAGATACGGAGGACCGGGGGAGGACTGCCTCTGCTGGGTGGAGCAGACCTCGGACGGGGGTTTTGTGGCCGCCGGCAGCACCAGTTCCTCAGGGGCGGGCGACTTCGACATATACCTGATCAGGACCGACCGGTCCGGCCGGCTGTTATGGGAGCAAACCTTCGGCAGCCCGGACACCGACCAGGGCGCGTGCGTCGTTGAAGCCCCCGGCGGCGGTTACGTGGTGGCGGGCCGGGCCTTTTCGCCGGCAAACGGCGGTTACGACGTCCTGCTGGCCAAAACGGATGAAAGCGGCAGGAAAGAGTGGGAAAGAACCTTCGGCGGAAAAGGCTGGGATATTGCGGAATGGCTGGCCCCTACGGAGGACGGCGGCTATGTCCTGACTGGGCGGACCTCTTCTTTTAACGACGGCGCCTTTGCCGTCTACCTGGCTAAAATCGGCGCCGGCGGCACGCCGGAATGGGAAAGGGCCTTTGCCGGCGGCTGGGGCGCGGGAAAGTCCGTGCAGCAAACCGGCGACGGCGGTTACCTGGTGGCCGGCTGGACCGATTCCGGCAGCGAAACGCAGGCCCGTATCATTAAAACCGATCCGGACGGCAATCCAACCCGGGATTTAAAGTACGGGAACAGCAAATTTAGCCGCGAGTTTTCCTTCTACCCCGCCGGGAACGGTGAATACATTATCGCCGGCTGGTGGGCCGAACCCCTGCGGAACAACCAGTACCAGAGCGACGGGATCCAGGCCTACCTGGCCAGGCTGAAGGCCTTTTGA
- the AroQ gene encoding 3-dehydroquinate dehydratase II, protein MKIMVLHGPNLNLLGKREPSVYGSVTLEEINQKLAELAGELGVEICCKQSNSEGELVDLLHRAAEEADAVVFNPGAFTHYSYALRDAVSAIGIPTIEVHLSNIYSREDFRKHSVIAPVASGHICGMGVTGYLLALRAAAALAGT, encoded by the coding sequence TTGAAGATCATGGTCCTGCACGGTCCTAATTTGAACCTGCTGGGAAAGCGCGAGCCGTCCGTATACGGCAGCGTTACCTTAGAAGAAATCAACCAGAAATTGGCAGAGCTGGCCGGGGAGCTAGGGGTGGAAATTTGCTGCAAGCAGTCCAATAGTGAGGGCGAGCTGGTCGATCTGTTACACCGGGCGGCAGAGGAGGCCGACGCCGTTGTTTTCAACCCCGGGGCGTTTACCCATTACAGTTATGCCTTGCGCGATGCGGTATCGGCCATCGGGATACCGACAATTGAAGTGCATCTGTCAAATATTTACAGCCGGGAGGATTTCAGAAAGCATTCTGTTATTGCTCCGGTGGCGTCAGGGCACATCTGCGGGATGGGCGTCACCGGCTACCTGCTGGCCCTGCGGGCTGCGGCCGCCCTGGCCGGCACTTAG
- a CDS encoding hypothetical protein (containing PulG (COG2165), type II secretory pathway, pseudopilin PulG and COG4447, Uncharacterized protein related to plant photosystem II stability/assembly factor), whose translation MRAIKAVMKNGMRRNGGFTLAEVLAGLLILSITVMAFTPLLARSLEGVFAAGEKSRAIFAEQGEMEGRIAGGIAYEGGVVPLSLGDEDFDIRGGIIKTGNFTSFLAYIPTMSLDPAWLLEGYPDNFQISVTGTDTSFNGSTRLIIRDKDGYNVSTAPLYVSYSRTVHDPDSATIRLGAGLTNEKGPYTVIMKTAVDGGYEVVRAALSVMLPKYVAVGAGGKILVSDGVFYENGEISWVERPSGTGQDLMGVAWGAGKFVAVGEGGTILTSSGGSAWVRRSSGTAGSLNAVAWGGQEGSEKFVAVGDGGLILTSVDGITWVQGPPAGENLHCVVWTPAGGGMFVAAGGGGTIITSPDGESWTRQPAGTAEGLFGLAWGLLGPEEAVLVAVGEGGTILASPDGLSWTACRKPGPDGPNWTEENLLGVAFGVKDGDTPLFVAVGRRGTILASADGGATWTGQDSGTSAALNYVAASTDKFLAVGENGELVTSPDGETWTGQHTGTASALNCLAGRGK comes from the coding sequence ATGCGGGCCATTAAAGCGGTTATGAAAAACGGCATGAGGCGGAACGGAGGCTTTACGCTGGCGGAGGTCCTGGCCGGCCTGCTCATTCTTTCCATTACCGTGATGGCCTTCACGCCCCTGCTTGCCAGAAGCCTGGAGGGCGTTTTCGCGGCCGGGGAGAAAAGCAGGGCCATTTTTGCCGAGCAGGGGGAAATGGAAGGCCGGATTGCCGGCGGAATTGCCTACGAAGGGGGGGTTGTTCCTCTTAGCCTGGGGGATGAGGATTTCGATATCCGGGGCGGCATAATCAAAACCGGGAATTTTACGAGCTTTCTGGCCTACATCCCGACCATGAGCCTGGATCCCGCCTGGCTGCTGGAAGGCTATCCGGATAATTTCCAGATTTCAGTAACAGGTACGGACACCAGCTTTAACGGATCGACCCGGTTAATCATCAGGGACAAGGACGGCTATAACGTGTCCACCGCCCCGCTTTACGTAAGCTATTCAAGAACCGTTCACGACCCGGACAGCGCCACCATCCGCCTGGGGGCCGGACTGACCAATGAAAAAGGGCCGTATACGGTGATCATGAAAACCGCGGTGGACGGCGGGTACGAGGTGGTCCGGGCGGCGCTCAGCGTCATGCTGCCGAAATACGTTGCCGTGGGGGCCGGCGGGAAAATCCTGGTTTCTGACGGTGTTTTCTACGAAAATGGCGAGATCAGCTGGGTGGAGAGGCCGTCGGGCACCGGCCAGGACTTGATGGGGGTTGCCTGGGGTGCGGGTAAATTTGTAGCCGTCGGGGAAGGCGGAACGATCTTAACCTCGTCCGGCGGTTCGGCCTGGGTGCGCCGCAGTTCGGGAACGGCAGGCAGCCTGAACGCCGTGGCCTGGGGCGGGCAGGAGGGAAGCGAAAAATTTGTGGCCGTGGGCGACGGGGGCCTTATTCTCACCTCGGTTGACGGGATAACATGGGTGCAGGGGCCGCCGGCCGGCGAGAACCTGCACTGCGTCGTCTGGACGCCTGCGGGCGGGGGGATGTTTGTTGCCGCGGGAGGCGGCGGAACAATAATCACCTCCCCGGACGGCGAAAGCTGGACCCGGCAGCCCGCCGGGACGGCGGAGGGGCTTTTTGGCCTGGCCTGGGGCCTGCTCGGCCCGGAAGAGGCGGTGCTGGTGGCGGTGGGGGAAGGCGGGACGATCCTTGCTTCGCCTGACGGCCTGAGCTGGACGGCCTGCAGGAAGCCCGGCCCGGACGGCCCTAACTGGACGGAAGAGAACCTGCTGGGAGTTGCCTTTGGGGTAAAAGACGGGGACACCCCGTTATTTGTGGCGGTGGGCAGGAGAGGCACAATCCTGGCCTCGGCGGACGGTGGCGCAACCTGGACCGGGCAGGATTCCGGAACGTCGGCGGCGCTTAACTATGTTGCGGCGAGCACAGATAAATTTCTTGCTGTGGGGGAAAACGGCGAGCTTGTTACTTCGCCGGACGGCGAGACCTGGACAGGCCAGCACACGGGAACGGCATCCGCTTTGAACTGCCTGGCCGGGCGCGGCAAATAG
- the TldD gene encoding predicted Zn-dependent protease and their inactivated homologs produces the protein MDKESIFLRTAEAALDRAKKLGAHLAEVYISSTKELNIEVRDGRVETMKLAEDRGLGIRVIQNGRIGFSFSTDLSPRGVEDAARKALDNCGKASEDPFNRLPPPGTDYPALDIYDPAIREATVEQKIEMARYMEETARSYDPRVKIIESSTYQDGEVLVCVINSLGMQLSYRSAYCGIYLALAAGEGDDSQTGFALDFKLKYDQLKPEKVGREAARRAVRMLGAAPVTTRRVAVVLDPFVATGFLGLLGPALTGEAVQKGRSLFARKVGERVASDKITITDDGAMPGGIASAPFDGEGVPTSRTVLIEKGILKGYLHNTYTASREGVRSTGNGVRSSFKGTPEVGVTNFFIEPGQVPPEALIRELPDGLYITEVMGMHTANPISGDFSVGVAGLLIENGELTRPVRGMAMGGNIMDFLAGIDAVGNDLQFFGGRGAPTLRVAGMTVSGQ, from the coding sequence GTGGACAAAGAAAGTATCTTTCTAAGAACTGCAGAAGCAGCTTTAGACAGGGCGAAGAAGCTGGGTGCCCATCTGGCGGAAGTGTATATAAGCAGCACCAAAGAACTGAATATTGAGGTAAGGGACGGCCGCGTGGAGACGATGAAGCTGGCGGAAGACCGCGGCCTGGGAATACGGGTAATCCAGAATGGGCGAATAGGATTTTCCTTCAGCACCGACCTCAGCCCGCGCGGCGTGGAGGATGCTGCCCGGAAGGCGCTGGACAACTGCGGGAAAGCCTCGGAGGATCCTTTCAACCGGCTGCCGCCGCCGGGCACGGACTACCCCGCACTGGACATTTACGACCCCGCCATAAGGGAAGCCACCGTTGAGCAGAAAATCGAAATGGCCAGGTACATGGAAGAAACGGCGCGCTCTTACGACCCCAGGGTAAAGATAATAGAAAGCTCAACCTACCAGGACGGAGAGGTGCTGGTATGCGTCATCAACAGCCTGGGCATGCAGTTGAGCTACCGGTCGGCTTACTGCGGGATATACCTGGCCCTGGCCGCCGGGGAGGGCGATGACAGCCAGACCGGGTTTGCCCTTGACTTTAAGCTGAAATACGATCAGTTGAAACCGGAAAAAGTCGGCCGGGAGGCGGCCCGGCGGGCGGTGCGGATGCTCGGCGCGGCGCCGGTTACCACCCGCAGGGTGGCGGTGGTGCTGGACCCCTTTGTAGCGACCGGTTTTCTGGGCCTGCTGGGGCCGGCACTTACCGGCGAGGCGGTGCAAAAAGGACGTTCCCTTTTTGCGCGGAAGGTCGGCGAGCGGGTGGCTTCGGACAAAATAACCATTACCGATGACGGGGCCATGCCCGGCGGCATAGCCTCGGCTCCATTTGACGGGGAGGGCGTCCCCACGTCGAGGACCGTTTTGATTGAAAAAGGCATTCTTAAGGGCTACCTGCACAATACATATACCGCCTCCAGGGAGGGCGTGCGGTCAACCGGCAACGGGGTGCGCAGTTCCTTCAAGGGTACTCCGGAGGTGGGCGTTACCAACTTTTTTATTGAACCAGGCCAGGTGCCTCCGGAGGCGCTTATCAGGGAACTGCCGGACGGCCTGTACATCACCGAAGTAATGGGGATGCATACGGCCAATCCCATCTCCGGGGATTTCTCGGTGGGGGTGGCCGGCCTGCTGATAGAAAACGGCGAGCTGACCAGGCCCGTGCGCGGAATGGCAATGGGCGGAAATATAATGGATTTTCTGGCCGGCATTGATGCCGTAGGCAACGACCTGCAATTTTTCGGCGGCAGGGGGGCGCCGACCCTGCGGGTGGCCGGGATGACCGTAAGCGGCCAGTAG